A stretch of the Proteus sp. ZN5 genome encodes the following:
- a CDS encoding colicin E1 family microcin immunity protein, producing MKITKQYYIKNMCWGWFIGFCFLYLSWNDEFRYKTIYLIINIYGTIFFPVSKWIIEIFFLRFTTREFWNKGLFMDTPGKMGGLAIYHGVIFLLTIPITIIHIIVVLIRGHLLNK from the coding sequence ATGAAGATAACTAAACAATATTATATTAAAAATATGTGTTGGGGGTGGTTTATTGGTTTTTGTTTTTTATATCTTTCTTGGAATGATGAATTTAGATATAAAACTATTTATTTAATTATTAATATTTATGGAACTATATTCTTCCCTGTATCTAAATGGATAATTGAGATTTTCTTTCTAAGATTCACTACAAGAGAGTTTTGGAATAAGGGATTGTTTATGGATACACCAGGGAAAATGGGAGGGTTAGCGATATATCATGGCGTCATTTTTTTATTGACGATCCCAATTACAATTATTCATATTATAGTTGTATTGATAAGAGGCCACTTATTAAATAAGTAA
- a CDS encoding PAAR domain-containing protein produces the protein MCSSIQGRKIILKNDTTNTKGTVLSGSLLAKQTHEIACLGDEVYCPACQQKGKIIEGDTMMKISNIPVALEGHKVQCGCLTGCILVAIE, from the coding sequence ATATGTAGCTCAATTCAAGGACGAAAAATCATTTTAAAAAATGATACTACCAATACTAAAGGAACCGTATTAAGCGGTTCTTTATTAGCAAAACAAACACATGAAATTGCCTGTTTAGGCGATGAAGTTTATTGCCCTGCTTGTCAGCAAAAAGGCAAAATTATTGAGGGAGATACCATGATGAAAATAAGCAATATTCCCGTCGCATTAGAAGGGCATAAAGTGCAATGCGGCTGTTTAACGGGTTGTATATTAGTGGCTATTGAGTAA
- the rlmD gene encoding 23S rRNA (uracil(1939)-C(5))-methyltransferase RlmD: MVQFYSPKKRSVKKQATTLEVTASALDANGQGIAHAEGKTIFVKGLLPQETARIRLTEEKRQFAKGEVIKRLTTSEQRITPHCEYYERCGGCQQQHVPIALQRTTKAGVLSHLIKRETGVVISAEPVIAGAEYGYRRRARLGLRYQPEKGLVMGFRQERSNDLVMIKKCPVLKPQLNDLLSPLWECLKQLASVRDLGHVEMVLADNGPLVILRHLSPLPESDKQSLRDFSQTHQVTMYLAGDNSEIARLTSIEKEPFYQIEGLNLRFAPTDFIQVNDEINPNMVAQAIEWLDLSPEDRVLDLFCGMGNFTLPIAKRVSEVVGIEGVPALVEMAKKNAELNQLGNAHFWHADLSADFSAMSWSKEGFNKVLLDPARAGALEVMSHIVKLSAEKIVYVSCNPTTLARDSKILLDSGYQLTSLKMLDMFPQTGHLESMALFSRK, from the coding sequence ATGGTGCAGTTTTATTCCCCTAAAAAACGCTCTGTGAAAAAACAGGCGACAACTCTGGAAGTGACCGCCAGTGCATTGGATGCAAATGGTCAAGGTATTGCTCATGCTGAGGGCAAAACGATTTTTGTAAAAGGATTACTCCCACAAGAAACTGCTCGTATTCGTTTAACAGAAGAAAAGCGCCAGTTTGCTAAAGGCGAGGTTATTAAGCGTTTAACTACCAGTGAACAGCGTATAACGCCTCATTGTGAATATTATGAGCGTTGTGGTGGTTGTCAGCAGCAACATGTGCCTATTGCGTTACAACGTACAACAAAAGCGGGTGTGTTATCACATCTTATTAAACGTGAAACGGGTGTAGTGATTTCAGCAGAGCCTGTTATTGCTGGCGCTGAATATGGTTATCGTCGTAGAGCAAGATTGGGATTGCGTTATCAACCTGAGAAAGGGTTGGTGATGGGCTTTCGCCAAGAGCGTTCTAATGATTTGGTTATGATAAAAAAATGCCCAGTATTAAAACCTCAGTTAAATGATTTATTGTCTCCTCTTTGGGAGTGCCTTAAACAATTAGCATCGGTACGTGATTTAGGGCATGTTGAAATGGTGCTCGCTGATAATGGACCATTGGTTATTTTACGTCATTTATCACCATTGCCAGAGAGTGATAAACAGAGTTTGCGTGATTTCTCTCAAACTCATCAAGTTACGATGTATCTTGCAGGCGATAATAGCGAGATAGCACGATTAACTTCAATTGAGAAGGAACCCTTCTATCAAATAGAAGGTCTAAATTTACGTTTTGCACCTACTGATTTTATTCAAGTAAACGATGAAATAAATCCTAATATGGTTGCTCAAGCTATTGAATGGCTTGATTTATCGCCAGAAGATCGCGTGTTAGATCTGTTTTGTGGTATGGGAAACTTCACTTTACCTATCGCAAAACGTGTTAGTGAAGTGGTGGGTATCGAAGGTGTACCTGCACTGGTTGAAATGGCGAAAAAGAATGCAGAACTAAACCAACTAGGTAATGCGCACTTTTGGCATGCAGATTTATCGGCTGATTTTTCTGCGATGTCATGGTCGAAAGAAGGGTTTAACAAAGTGTTGTTAGATCCAGCAAGAGCAGGCGCTTTGGAGGTAATGTCACATATTGTGAAGTTATCCGCAGAAAAAATCGTGTATGTCTCCTGTAATCCGACCACGTTAGCTAGAGATAGTAAGATATTATTAGATTCTGGATATCAGCTAACCAGTTTAAAAATGTTGGATATGTTTCCACAAACGGGTCATCTGGAATCAATGGCACTGTTTAGTCGAAAGTAA
- the mtnN gene encoding 5'-methylthioadenosine/S-adenosylhomocysteine nucleosidase, with the protein MRVGVIGAMEQEVTLLREKIEDCQILSRGGCEIYTGTINGVDVALLKSGIGKVAAAIGTTLLLEHFRPDVVINTGSAGGLDSRLNVGDIVVSTEVRYHDADVTAFGYEPGQMAQCPPAFIADPKLVSIAEECIESLKLNAVRGLICSGDAFINGAETLARIRRTFPDVAAVEMESTAIGHVCHQFNTPFVVVRAISDVADKESHLSFDEFLSVAAEQSSLMVTAMLDKLKD; encoded by the coding sequence ATGAGAGTTGGCGTAATAGGTGCAATGGAGCAAGAAGTCACACTTCTGCGTGAGAAAATTGAAGATTGCCAAATCTTATCTCGTGGCGGTTGTGAAATCTATACAGGTACAATCAACGGTGTTGATGTTGCATTATTAAAATCAGGTATTGGTAAAGTTGCAGCAGCGATTGGTACAACCTTATTGCTTGAGCATTTTCGCCCTGATGTCGTCATCAATACTGGCTCAGCGGGTGGTTTAGATTCGAGATTAAATGTCGGTGATATCGTTGTTTCAACAGAAGTTCGCTATCACGATGCAGATGTGACTGCGTTTGGTTATGAACCTGGTCAAATGGCGCAATGCCCACCTGCTTTTATTGCAGATCCTAAACTTGTTAGCATCGCAGAAGAGTGTATTGAATCGCTAAAATTAAATGCTGTTCGTGGTTTAATTTGTAGTGGTGATGCCTTTATTAATGGTGCAGAGACTTTAGCGCGTATTCGTCGTACATTCCCAGATGTTGCTGCCGTAGAAATGGAATCCACCGCGATTGGTCATGTTTGCCATCAATTCAATACACCATTCGTTGTGGTTCGCGCTATTTCTGATGTGGCTGATAAAGAATCGCATTTAAGCTTTGATGAGTTTTTATCTGTTGCCGCAGAACAATCAAGTTTAATGGTGACCGCGATGTTGGATAAATTAAAAGACTAA
- a CDS encoding lipase family protein has product MTDKTDCIACGEKWIEIHLVDELNNPILNIEYELYQAFGPMKKPRKGIVKANGIIREEGLAGFPIILKLDTQALIKEMSTRKLRLLRGENNSIIKAEAEAKKYTYRYTTIGALCRDQIDIDNKGYQDEYPFYHFPKDEAFQGIPISKFNTTTVIEICPFRAWSLILHHTEQYSMINAYNLGILSQLSYKDNNIGNANSISCFFERQCLDLSRYPVAREKEINAQYPAIVIDVPFEERYDKVVFLDTEDKIKHGSKAEGSTQLFYVQNKDQFIVSWRGSQEGTDWVDDFSYRAKDIKTHAPEFNLNGKMHKGFLGAYQLGKNFFPREFGEINKLSADINKKLFICGHSLGGALALAHATELHKNIPLLYTYGAPRLFTISALEQLPKFTHYRHINNNDIVPRVPPEASLDNWLFNIYGYLGNIIGGITSIIDLLGQKAITQYGEYYLHHGNPILFYEAYNLIENYEEKVPTATNTWRFSYSKNNSTKLYIVPEIDKLALNDSMNLQQEFMSNLNENDKNNLFPEQKNPESNGGTSVTDHYMGRGYLPFLHDQLLELVDSAKTPQRLQSRELFKIALDKKVDIINPNSYKKRALEIDRQRNLYFLDLQQSMNNSLIPMQSNPKEMDMLMQFKEQTHEIFNQ; this is encoded by the coding sequence ATGACGGATAAAACGGATTGTATTGCCTGTGGGGAAAAATGGATTGAAATTCATCTTGTGGATGAGCTTAATAACCCCATATTGAATATCGAATATGAATTATATCAGGCTTTTGGTCCGATGAAAAAACCAAGAAAAGGAATAGTAAAAGCGAATGGGATCATTAGGGAAGAGGGATTGGCTGGTTTCCCTATTATCTTAAAGTTAGATACTCAAGCTTTAATAAAGGAAATGAGCACACGAAAATTAAGGCTACTTAGAGGAGAAAATAATTCCATTATTAAAGCGGAAGCAGAGGCAAAAAAATATACTTACCGCTATACAACAATTGGTGCTTTATGCAGAGATCAAATTGATATTGATAATAAAGGGTATCAGGATGAATATCCTTTTTATCATTTTCCTAAAGATGAAGCTTTTCAAGGGATCCCGATTTCTAAGTTTAATACCACAACAGTAATTGAAATTTGCCCATTTAGGGCTTGGTCTTTGATTCTTCATCATACTGAACAATATTCTATGATTAATGCTTATAATTTAGGAATTTTAAGCCAACTTTCCTATAAAGATAATAATATTGGTAATGCTAACTCAATAAGTTGTTTTTTTGAACGACAATGCTTGGATTTAAGTCGTTATCCTGTCGCCAGGGAGAAAGAAATTAATGCTCAATACCCCGCTATTGTTATCGATGTGCCTTTTGAAGAACGTTATGACAAAGTGGTTTTTTTAGATACTGAAGATAAAATAAAGCATGGTTCTAAAGCCGAAGGAAGTACCCAACTGTTTTATGTTCAAAATAAAGATCAATTTATTGTTTCGTGGAGGGGATCTCAGGAGGGAACTGATTGGGTTGATGATTTTTCCTATCGAGCGAAAGATATTAAAACCCATGCCCCAGAGTTTAATCTAAATGGCAAAATGCATAAAGGTTTTTTAGGTGCTTATCAATTAGGAAAAAATTTCTTTCCTCGAGAATTTGGAGAGATCAATAAGTTATCAGCAGATATTAATAAAAAGCTATTTATATGTGGGCATAGTTTGGGGGGAGCCTTAGCTTTAGCGCATGCCACTGAATTACATAAAAATATACCATTACTTTATACTTATGGCGCTCCTAGATTATTTACGATTTCTGCGCTTGAGCAGTTACCTAAGTTTACCCATTATCGCCATATAAATAATAACGATATTGTGCCTAGGGTACCACCAGAGGCAAGTCTAGATAATTGGTTATTTAATATCTATGGATATTTGGGCAATATCATAGGTGGTATTACATCAATTATTGATTTATTGGGACAGAAAGCTATCACTCAATATGGAGAATATTATTTACATCATGGTAATCCTATTCTTTTTTATGAAGCATATAACTTAATTGAAAATTATGAAGAAAAGGTACCTACTGCTACAAATACATGGCGATTCAGTTATTCTAAAAATAATAGTACCAAGCTTTATATTGTTCCTGAGATAGATAAATTGGCACTGAATGACTCAATGAATCTACAACAAGAATTTATGAGTAACTTAAATGAAAATGATAAAAATAATCTTTTCCCTGAACAAAAAAATCCAGAAAGTAATGGTGGAACCAGTGTAACAGATCATTATATGGGAAGAGGTTATTTACCTTTCTTGCATGATCAACTTTTAGAATTAGTAGATAGTGCTAAAACACCACAACGTTTACAATCACGAGAATTATTTAAAATTGCTTTAGATAAAAAGGTTGATATTATCAATCCTAATTCTTATAAAAAGCGAGCTTTAGAAATAGATAGGCAGCGTAATTTATATTTTTTAGATTTACAACAAAGTATGAATAATTCTCTTATTCCAATGCAATCAAATCCTAAAGAAATGGATATGCTAATGCAGTTTAAGGAACAAACACATGAAATATTTAATCAATAA
- a CDS encoding colicin-like pore-forming protein → MSENVIQFSSLTVTPHSAYIPEYAFNNNFSFNQATNIICNAFMQNKNQECPVCGKKNCPAFKNECKSYLKQKTELALKKALRMRPYGRALMHRSNEFNESSPLLLLNMKENNIPLNNENIGHIFEADLNLSRMFYQKMNYINGFLFDIHFSPHPDPMLQNIGEKFGEYSRWLPSVRLALHALYADKGADNINNFPEMQKYIREQDFKSACQDFHNNMTFTHRNFQIADILAQQANKKEQTNDEFKLLHDSIKFTADFYKEVFNAYGDKARKLAESLAQQTRGKTIRNVDDALKAYEKYKADINRKINAKDRKAIATALESIKLDDITQKLKKFSKGMAYTSYAINFADWATELHKAIQTDNWRPFFVKTETIIVGMAGTAITGFTFSVLLGGPIGILGYGLIMAGVGALINDDLVEKANQFLGI, encoded by the coding sequence ATGAGTGAAAATGTAATTCAATTTAGTTCATTAACTGTAACGCCACATAGTGCTTATATTCCAGAGTATGCTTTTAATAATAATTTTTCATTTAATCAAGCTACAAATATTATTTGCAATGCTTTTATGCAGAATAAAAACCAAGAATGCCCAGTTTGTGGAAAGAAAAATTGCCCAGCATTTAAAAATGAATGTAAATCTTACTTAAAACAAAAAACCGAATTAGCATTAAAAAAAGCATTAAGAATGCGACCTTATGGCCGTGCTTTAATGCACAGATCAAACGAGTTTAATGAAAGCTCTCCATTACTATTATTGAATATGAAAGAAAACAATATTCCATTAAATAATGAAAATATAGGTCATATATTCGAAGCAGATCTGAATCTAAGTAGAATGTTTTACCAAAAAATGAACTATATAAATGGTTTTCTCTTTGATATTCATTTTAGTCCTCATCCAGACCCTATGTTACAAAATATAGGTGAAAAATTTGGGGAATATTCCCGCTGGCTACCCTCAGTACGATTAGCCTTACATGCCTTATATGCAGATAAAGGCGCAGACAATATAAATAATTTTCCTGAGATGCAAAAATATATTAGAGAACAAGATTTTAAATCCGCATGCCAAGATTTCCATAATAATATGACGTTTACACATCGCAATTTCCAAATTGCTGATATTCTAGCTCAACAAGCAAATAAAAAAGAACAAACAAACGATGAATTTAAGCTGTTGCATGATTCAATAAAGTTTACTGCTGATTTTTATAAAGAAGTGTTTAATGCTTATGGTGATAAAGCAAGGAAATTAGCGGAATCTTTAGCACAACAAACCAGAGGAAAAACCATCCGTAACGTTGATGATGCGCTAAAAGCTTACGAAAAATACAAAGCGGATATCAATAGAAAAATTAATGCCAAAGATCGTAAAGCTATTGCAACCGCATTGGAATCGATCAAACTCGATGATATAACTCAAAAATTAAAAAAATTTAGTAAAGGTATGGCCTACACGAGTTACGCTATTAACTTTGCAGATTGGGCTACTGAATTACATAAAGCAATACAGACCGATAATTGGCGTCCTTTTTTTGTCAAAACAGAAACGATTATCGTAGGAATGGCGGGTACAGCAATTACTGGGTTTACATTTAGTGTACTCCTAGGAGGGCCTATAGGCATATTAGGCTATGGATTAATCATGGCTGGTGTTGGTGCATTAATAAATGATGATTTAGTTGAAAAAGCCAACCAATTTTTAGGAATTTAA
- the btuF gene encoding vitamin B12 ABC transporter substrate-binding protein BtuF: protein MRLFINLGLLLCALFWLNFAIAITPADRVITLSPSATEMAYAAGMGDNLVGVSAYSDYPEDAKSIEQVANWQGINIERILLLKPDLVIAWQGGNPQRLLDQLKALGIPIIYSDPQSIEEIADDLVTLSSYSHHPDIAIKSAQQLRQQYQALQQQYTSTISNQPNKKVFIQFGMQPLFTTSNSSLQSHITELCGGENIFANSPVAWPQVSREQVLTKQPDLIIFSGKADQIPTVQAFWQPQLTVPVIAIDEDSFSRPAPRIINAAQQVCEAIATNH, encoded by the coding sequence ATGCGTTTATTTATCAATCTTGGGTTATTACTCTGTGCATTATTCTGGCTAAACTTTGCCATTGCTATCACGCCTGCTGATCGTGTTATTACGCTATCACCATCAGCTACTGAAATGGCTTACGCCGCAGGGATGGGGGATAATCTTGTCGGAGTTAGTGCTTACTCCGATTATCCAGAGGATGCCAAAAGTATTGAACAAGTTGCCAATTGGCAGGGTATTAATATCGAACGCATTCTATTATTAAAACCTGATCTAGTGATCGCATGGCAAGGCGGTAATCCACAACGCCTATTAGATCAGTTAAAAGCTTTGGGTATTCCTATCATTTATTCTGATCCACAAAGTATTGAGGAAATCGCAGACGATCTTGTTACGCTTTCCAGCTATAGCCATCATCCTGATATTGCGATAAAAAGTGCCCAACAATTACGCCAACAATATCAAGCGTTACAGCAACAATATACATCAACTATATCGAATCAACCCAACAAAAAAGTGTTTATTCAATTTGGGATGCAACCGTTATTTACTACATCAAATAGCTCATTACAAAGCCATATCACTGAGCTTTGTGGCGGTGAAAATATCTTTGCAAATAGCCCTGTGGCATGGCCTCAAGTAAGTCGTGAGCAAGTACTTACAAAGCAACCTGATTTAATTATATTCAGTGGTAAAGCAGATCAAATACCTACAGTACAAGCATTTTGGCAACCTCAGCTCACAGTACCCGTTATTGCTATTGATGAAGACAGTTTTAGTCGACCTGCACCACGTATTATTAATGCAGCACAGCAAGTTTGTGAGGCAATAGCAACGAACCATTAG
- the dgt gene encoding dGTPase has protein sequence MIDFKLKLNYQRKYNSSDIDINDEIQVSRQFESDRGRIINSAAIRRLQQKTQVFPLEQNSAVRSRLTHSLEVQQIGRYIAKQIIGELKKQNKLEVYGLIDRIDSLESLIEMACLMHDIGNPPFGHFGEAAIKHWFQKVLSPEATAEFDSCPFIPMQYSAKVQLNELRQTLRQDLCQFEGNAQAIRMAHHLLKLNLTYAQIGCVLKYTRPAYWQGEVPKEYSYLMKKPGYYWSELAFVKEVQEKLDMGEFCRFPLTYIMEAADDISYCIADLDDAVEKGIFDINRLVQLLRDAWRENGDVTEGDLFDITVNRAYKKVDQNEAKRSMQDQFFMYLRVYITGKLVPYTAHRFIKNLPQVYDGRFNHALLEGNSAEHRLLTTLKSVAKKWVFSHPEVEELEMKGYRVISGLLDIYKPLLLLSTEDFLRLHKYNEHPKYVIETRLYHKLSVKHKLAYNEMLEKLNDINTERGKILEFYYRTRLIQDYISGMTDHYAYEEYRKLMVCD, from the coding sequence ATGATCGATTTTAAGCTGAAGTTAAATTATCAACGCAAATATAACAGCAGTGATATCGATATTAACGATGAAATACAGGTTTCTCGTCAATTTGAAAGTGATCGTGGACGTATTATTAACTCAGCCGCTATTCGGCGTTTACAACAGAAAACACAAGTCTTTCCTTTAGAGCAAAATTCCGCAGTACGTAGCCGTCTTACTCATTCTCTTGAAGTTCAGCAAATTGGTCGTTATATCGCTAAACAAATTATCGGCGAATTAAAGAAACAAAATAAGCTTGAAGTGTATGGCTTAATTGATCGCATCGATAGCCTTGAAAGTTTAATTGAGATGGCGTGCTTAATGCACGATATTGGTAATCCACCTTTTGGTCATTTTGGTGAGGCCGCGATTAAGCATTGGTTTCAAAAAGTATTATCACCAGAGGCGACAGCTGAATTCGATAGTTGTCCATTTATCCCTATGCAGTATTCAGCTAAAGTGCAATTAAATGAATTGCGACAAACTTTACGCCAAGATTTATGTCAATTTGAAGGTAATGCTCAAGCTATTCGAATGGCGCATCATCTTCTTAAATTGAATTTAACCTATGCTCAAATTGGCTGTGTATTAAAATATACCCGTCCTGCTTATTGGCAAGGTGAAGTCCCCAAAGAATATAGCTATTTAATGAAGAAACCGGGATATTACTGGTCTGAATTAGCATTCGTAAAAGAAGTACAAGAAAAATTAGACATGGGGGAATTTTGTCGCTTTCCTCTCACATATATTATGGAAGCTGCCGACGATATCTCGTATTGCATTGCGGATTTAGATGATGCGGTAGAAAAGGGGATTTTTGATATCAACCGTCTTGTTCAGCTTTTACGAGATGCATGGCGTGAAAATGGTGATGTGACTGAAGGTGATCTATTCGATATTACTGTGAATCGCGCTTATAAAAAAGTCGATCAAAATGAAGCCAAGCGTAGTATGCAAGATCAGTTTTTTATGTATTTACGAGTTTATATTACAGGAAAATTAGTCCCTTATACGGCACATCGCTTTATAAAAAATCTCCCCCAAGTTTATGATGGGCGTTTTAACCATGCATTATTGGAAGGGAATAGTGCTGAGCATCGTTTATTAACAACCTTAAAAAGTGTCGCTAAAAAATGGGTGTTTAGCCATCCTGAAGTTGAAGAGCTTGAAATGAAAGGATATCGCGTGATCAGTGGATTACTCGATATCTATAAGCCCTTGCTTTTATTATCAACTGAAGATTTTTTAAGATTGCATAAATATAACGAACATCCTAAATATGTCATTGAGACGCGTTTATATCATAAGCTTTCTGTTAAACATAAACTGGCTTATAACGAAATGTTAGAAAAGCTAAATGATATAAATACTGAAAGAGGAAAAATTTTAGAGTTTTATTATCGTACCAGATTAATTCAAGATTATATCAGTGGAATGACTGATCATTATGCTTATGAAGAATATAGAAAATTAATGGTTTGTGATTAA
- a CDS encoding PAAR domain-containing protein — protein MRSTIQGRKIILKNDTTNTKGTVLSGSLLAKQIHEIACLGDEVYCPACQQKGKIIEGDTMMKINNIPVALEGHKVQCGCLKGCVLVAIE, from the coding sequence ATGCGTAGCACAATCCAAGGACGAAAAATCATTTTAAAAAATGATACCACCAATACTAAAGGAACCGTATTAAGCGGTTCTTTATTAGCAAAGCAAATACATGAAATTGCCTGTTTAGGTGATGAAGTCTATTGCCCTGCTTGTCAGCAAAAAGGCAAAATAATAGAAGGGGATACTATGATGAAAATAAACAATATCCCTGTCGCGTTAGAAGGACATAAAGTGCAATGCGGTTGTTTAAAGGGTTGTGTATTAGTAGCTATTGAGTAA
- the relA gene encoding GTP diphosphokinase encodes MVAVRSAHLTPAGEFAVDKWVNSLNLTHVNAGSEIMQTWEYCHRTVQGREDAELLLWRGVEMVELLSTLSMDKDSMRAALLFPLAEENLIDQEIITEHFGDAIWSLVRGVMEMDAIRQLKATHTNETSSVQVDNVRRMLLSMVEDFRCVVIKLSERIAHLREVKDATEDERVLAAKECFNIYAPLANRLGIGQLKWELEDFCFRYLHPDEYKKIASLLHERRIDREQYIDNFVSTVRGYMKEENVDVDIYGRPKHIYSIWRKMKKKNLAFDELFDVRAVRIVVERLQDCYAALGIVHTHFRHLPDEFDDYVANPKPNGYQSIHTVVLGPEGKTVEIQIRTRQMHEDAELGVAAHWKYKEGATGAATKGGTGSYENRIAWLRKLIAWQEEMADSGEMLDEVRSQVFDDRVYVFTPKGDVVDLPAGSTPLDFAYHIHSDVGHRCIGAKIGGRIVPFSYQLQMGDQIEVITQKHPNPSRDWLNPNLGYVTTSRGRAKIHNWFRKQDRDKNILAGRQILDNELAHMDINMKEAEKLLIARYNVHSVDEVLAGIGVGDIRINQLVNFIQSRLNKATAEDEDKEALRTLENKTPAPRATGSGGSIVVEGVGNLMHHIARCCQPIPGDNIVGFITKGRGISIHRADCEQLAELLSHAPERIVDAVWGENYSSGYSLVVRVVANDRSGLLRDITTILANEKVNVLGVSSRSDVKQQIATIDMNIEIYNLQVLGRILAKLNQLPDVIEAKRFSH; translated from the coding sequence ATGGTTGCAGTAAGAAGTGCTCACTTAACACCTGCAGGAGAGTTTGCTGTTGATAAATGGGTCAATAGCTTGAACTTAACCCATGTCAATGCGGGTAGTGAAATCATGCAAACCTGGGAATACTGCCATCGTACTGTTCAAGGGCGTGAAGATGCCGAACTGTTATTGTGGCGTGGTGTTGAAATGGTTGAGCTTCTTTCGACACTAAGCATGGATAAAGACAGCATGAGGGCAGCGCTTCTTTTCCCACTTGCTGAAGAAAATCTTATTGATCAGGAAATTATTACTGAACACTTTGGTGATGCTATTTGGAGCTTAGTGCGTGGTGTTATGGAGATGGATGCCATACGCCAATTAAAAGCGACACACACTAATGAAACAAGTTCGGTTCAGGTAGATAACGTGCGCCGTATGCTGTTATCTATGGTGGAAGATTTCCGTTGTGTGGTCATTAAACTTTCAGAACGTATTGCCCATTTACGTGAAGTGAAAGATGCCACAGAAGATGAGCGCGTACTGGCTGCTAAAGAGTGTTTTAATATTTATGCACCATTAGCCAACCGATTGGGTATTGGTCAATTAAAATGGGAATTAGAAGATTTTTGTTTCCGCTATCTTCATCCTGATGAATACAAAAAAATAGCAAGTTTGCTTCATGAGCGCCGTATTGATCGCGAACAGTATATTGATAATTTTGTCAGTACAGTACGTGGTTATATGAAAGAAGAGAATGTCGATGTAGATATCTATGGACGTCCCAAACACATCTATAGTATTTGGCGCAAAATGAAGAAAAAGAATCTCGCATTTGATGAGTTATTTGATGTGAGAGCGGTACGTATCGTCGTTGAACGGCTTCAAGACTGCTATGCGGCATTAGGGATTGTGCATACTCATTTCCGTCATCTACCTGATGAATTCGATGATTATGTCGCAAATCCAAAACCTAATGGCTATCAATCTATTCATACTGTTGTGTTAGGGCCTGAAGGTAAAACGGTTGAGATCCAAATTCGTACTCGCCAAATGCATGAAGATGCAGAATTGGGTGTGGCTGCGCACTGGAAATATAAAGAAGGTGCAACGGGCGCTGCGACTAAAGGCGGTACAGGCAGTTATGAAAACCGTATTGCATGGTTACGTAAACTGATTGCATGGCAAGAGGAGATGGCAGATTCTGGCGAAATGCTGGATGAAGTCCGTAGTCAAGTCTTTGATGATAGGGTTTACGTTTTTACACCAAAAGGTGATGTAGTTGATTTACCAGCAGGCTCAACACCGCTTGATTTTGCTTATCATATTCATAGTGACGTGGGGCACCGCTGTATTGGGGCGAAAATTGGCGGGCGCATTGTGCCGTTTAGCTATCAATTACAGATGGGTGATCAAATTGAAGTTATCACGCAAAAACACCCTAATCCAAGTCGTGATTGGTTAAATCCTAACTTAGGCTATGTCACTACAAGTCGTGGGCGTGCGAAAATTCATAACTGGTTCCGTAAGCAAGATCGCGATAAAAATATTCTTGCTGGACGTCAGATTTTAGATAACGAATTGGCGCATATGGATATCAACATGAAAGAAGCAGAAAAACTGCTGATTGCACGTTATAACGTGCATAGTGTTGATGAAGTATTAGCAGGTATTGGTGTTGGTGATATTCGAATCAACCAGTTGGTGAATTTTATTCAAAGTAGATTGAATAAAGCCACTGCGGAAGATGAAGATAAAGAAGCTCTGCGGACACTCGAAAACAAAACGCCAGCACCAAGGGCCACAGGATCAGGTGGAAGCATTGTTGTCGAAGGCGTGGGTAACTTAATGCACCATATTGCACGTTGTTGCCAGCCTATTCCGGGTGACAATATTGTTGGTTTTATTACTAAAGGCCGAGGTATTTCGATTCATCGCGCTGATTGTGAACAGCTTGCGGAGTTACTCTCTCACGCACCAGAACGTATCGTTGATGCAGTATGGGGAGAGAATTACTCTAGTGGTTATTCATTAGTCGTTCGCGTTGTTGCCAATGATCGTAGTGGATTATTACGTGATATCACCACTATTTTAGCGAATGAAAAAGTGAATGTACTAGGCGTCAGTAGCCGTAGTGATGTGAAGCAACAAATTGCGACAATCGACATGAATATTGAGATTTATAATCTCCAAGTATTAGGTCGTATTTTGGCAAAACTTAATCAGTTGCCTGATGTGATAGAGGCGAAACGCTTTTCTCACTAA